In one Apium graveolens cultivar Ventura unplaced genomic scaffold, ASM990537v1 ctg4220, whole genome shotgun sequence genomic region, the following are encoded:
- the LOC141701626 gene encoding COBRA-like protein 1 → MGHGVTDCYDPLDPNGHIAITFDIFKYTDDGYVARVRIQNFYQYRAVGKPGWKLGWTWAKDEIMWSISGAFATQQGDCTAFKYQQPHCCKKTPSIADLMPEGAPENRLDDCCHGGVLAARAINPLQSYSSFEVTVGNLDKNSTESKPLNLTLLAPGPGYTCGPVEDSDPTVSSVIGGRREEQVFRTWKSTCTYSSYIANKTPVCCASLSTFYSPTISSCPSCTCGCRPAGQKNATTCVREEESSQSNSLANPDVVRCTNHMCPLRVHWHVKNNYRDYWRVKLTISNYNYNRSYSDWNVLIQHPGFSKPALTYSFNSTLLPTAGIPDDVGLFWGLEHYNSDILNADETQVGSVTTDIVLEKDMKSFTLSNGWAFPRKIYINGENCEMALPDTFPMLPNGSSKQVAASNGYFILLILFYLTLNVIIAV, encoded by the exons ATGGGACATGGAGTTACAG ATTGCTATGACCCCCTGGATCCGAATGGACACATCGCAATAACCTTTGACATCTTCAAGTATACAGATGATGGCTATGTG GCAAGGGTGAGAATCCAAAACTTTTATCAGTATCGTGCTGTGGGCAAGCCTGGTTGGAAGCTAGGGTGGACATGGGCTAAAGATGAGATCATGTGGTCAATATCTGGTGCTTTTGCTACCCAGCAAGGGGATTGCACAGCCTTCAAATATCAACAACCTCATTGCTGCAAGAAAACCCCCTCTATTGCTGATCTAATGCCCGAGGGTGCACCAGAGAACAGGTTAGACGACTGTTGTCATGGTGGTGTTCTAGCTGCCAGAGCTATTAACCCACTCCAGTCATATTCATCTTTTGAAGTCACGGTTGGAAACTTGGATAAAAATAGTACAGAGAGCAAACCTTTAAATCTCACTTTATTAGCACCTGGACCAGGATACACTTGTGGCCCTGTTGAGGACTCGGATCCCACAGTTTCCTCTGTAATTGGAGGAAGGAGAGAAGAACAAGTTTTCA GAACATGGAAATCCACATGTACGTACTCTAGTTACATTGCTAACAAAACGCCGGTCTGTTGTGCTTCACTTTCAACATTCTACAGTCCTACCATTAGTTCATGCCCAAGTTGTACCTGTGGTTGTCGACCAGCTGGACAGAAGAATGCAACAACATGTGTGAG AGAAGAAGAATCATCCCAATCAAATTCTCTTGCTAATCCTGATGTAGTGCGTTGCACAAATCACATGTGCCCTCTTCGAGTTCACTGGCATGTTAAAAACAACTACAGAGATTACTGGAGGGTGAAACTGACCATCTCTAACTATAACTACAATAGAAGTTACTCAGATTGGAATGTGTTGATTCAACATCCTGGTTTCAGTAAACCTGCATTGACTTACAGCTTCAATAGTACACTACTTCCAACTGCTGGGATTCCAG ATGATGTAGGTCTATTTTGGGGGCTCGAACATTACAACAGTGATATACTAAATGCTGATGAAACACAGGTTGGTTCAGTGACAACAGATATAGTACTGGAGAAGGACATGAAGTCATTTACATTAAGCAATGGATGGGCTTTTCCAAGAAAAATTTATATAAATGGAGAGAACTGTGAAATGGCTCTTCCGGACACTTTTCCAATGCTGCCAAATGGTAGCTCCAaacaagtagcagctagtaatgGATACTTCATTCTTCTAATTCTTTTTTATTTAACTTTGAATGTCATTATAGCTGTTTGA